In the Streptomyces sp. WMMC940 genome, CCCGATCGCGCGGCTCAGCTTGTCGGCGAAGTCGATGTCGTCGATACCGGAGCCGACGATCTTGACCGTGGCGGCGCTCCACAGTGCGTCCATGCCAGCCTCGCCCCAGCACCGCTGACCCTGCCGGTAGGACTGCAGGATCGTCATCGGGATCACGCCCCGTGAGCCCAGGTGGCTGTACAGGTCGGGGAGATCGGAGATCTTGCACACGTTGGCGGCCTCGTCGAGGACGCACAGGGCAGGCGGGTCGAGCCGCCCGCCGGAGCGCTCGGCGACGACCACGGCCGCGCGCATCACCGCGTCGGCCGCCGCCGCGATGATCGCCGATGCCGAGCCGCCGCCGTCCTTGCTGAGCAGGTACAACGTGTCGCGGGAGGTGGCGAATGCGGAGGGCTTGAACTCGGGAAGGCGCTTGTCGGGTGTGACCCAGGCGGCGATGTCCGGGTCGAGCAGGCAGCTCGCGTACTGCCGCGCGGTCTCGTAGATGCCGTCCCGCGTTTCCGTGGCCCCGCTGACGGTGCCCTGGAGCTGGGCGGCGACCGCCTCGTGGCCGGCATCGGTGAGCAGGTCCACCGGAGTGCGGTCGGCGGGGGAGGCGAGCCAGGCCAGGACATCGGTGATCGGGCGCCGGTGGCTGGCGGCGGCCAGGAACAGTGCGCCCAGCGTGTTGCTCGCGGCGGTGGACCAGAAGTCGGCGCCGCTGGACTCGTCGACGCTGGCAGCGACGAAGTGCCCGGCAAGGCGTTTCGCCCCGGCCAGGTCGCGGGCGTCGGCCAGGATGTCCCACCACATCTCGCGCGGGTGGTGGGCGATCTGCTGCGGGTCGAGAGTCCAGATCGTGCCGACCTCGGCGCGGGCGTCCACCGTCGCGGTGAAGGCGTCGTTCGCCGCCTTGTTCGAGGTCAGCAGTACCGGGCCGGGAGCAGCGAGGATCGCGGGGATCGCCAGCCCGGACGTCTTGCCGGAGCGCGGGGCCATGATCGCGACGATCACGTCCTCCCAGGAGGCGCGGATCTCGGCCCGGCCCGGGGAGTGCGTGCCGACGAGGATCCCGCGGTCCGCGGGAGCGACCTCCTTCGGTGTGAGGCCGGACAGGCTCGGCCGCAGGCTCTTCGCCTTGGCGGCGATCTCCTTGTTCATCAGAGGGGCGAGATCCCGCCTGGGGGCGAGGCCGTTCCTCGCACCGCCGCGCAGCCGCAGCCACACCACCAGGCCGGTGACGGTGAGGCAGACGGAGAGCAGCCCGGGAACGAGCCGCGCGCCGACCAGCAGAGCGGTGGGGCTCAGGTGCGGCCACAGCACGTCGGGGTGCAACAGCGCGTCGGCGGCCTCGAACGGCGCCCAGGGGCCGGTGCCGACGAGGGAGTTGGTGAGGTTGCCGGTCAGCCAGGCGAGGGAGCCGAAGGCGATGGCGGCGCCGAGGACGCCGAACAGGAGGTAGAGGAGCGCGTCGGAGCCGGTGGTGGTCGGGGGCGC is a window encoding:
- a CDS encoding type IV secretory system conjugative DNA transfer family protein, translated to MPAPRTSAPPTTTGSDALLYLLFGVLGAAIAFGSLAWLTGNLTNSLVGTGPWAPFEAADALLHPDVLWPHLSPTALLVGARLVPGLLSVCLTVTGLVVWLRLRGGARNGLAPRRDLAPLMNKEIAAKAKSLRPSLSGLTPKEVAPADRGILVGTHSPGRAEIRASWEDVIVAIMAPRSGKTSGLAIPAILAAPGPVLLTSNKAANDAFTATVDARAEVGTIWTLDPQQIAHHPREMWWDILADARDLAGAKRLAGHFVAASVDESSGADFWSTAASNTLGALFLAAASHRRPITDVLAWLASPADRTPVDLLTDAGHEAVAAQLQGTVSGATETRDGIYETARQYASCLLDPDIAAWVTPDKRLPEFKPSAFATSRDTLYLLSKDGGGSASAIIAAAADAVMRAAVVVAERSGGRLDPPALCVLDEAANVCKISDLPDLYSHLGSRGVIPMTILQSYRQGQRCWGEAGMDALWSAATVKIVGSGIDDIDFADKLSRAIGEHEVRTVSVSHSDSGKSTSVSMRTERILAPDAIRALPKGKALLLATGLRIALLDLKPWYKEPSAKTIAPASAAATATITDRALAKANNSGFGRAA